The following proteins are encoded in a genomic region of Paenibacillus antri:
- a CDS encoding beta-N-acetylglucosaminidase domain-containing protein has translation MTMMFLSKHRVFHVLLYITFIVGLCTPAAPNAANATPVVPLPRVSPPPQSMESNGASITLPKQAKLVFGMGADLTAVALVRETLENHGVRINDKAGNFEIYVGGPEETPESEGILAKLGREGPEALPADGYVLAIERSQGIKIVLSGKDATGTYYAALTMSQLIQRQGESVRLPAVYIRDYPNFPFRGGEESFYGPQWSWEDRYDQVDFLSEHKMNYFFYGPAEDDRTTGRAWRDLYPPEELEKFRRLVEYSRAKHVNFLYRIGPESPQIGGSALGICHARTADRDALIQRLEQMYSIGVRTFVISWDDVTETFTCEEDAQRYGSGPIALATAQAEVLNDIQERFFDVFPDVERGITIPSQYWLNEPTPYRSTFDELVTESMDFYWTGPHVMSLRWKSRSRMSLLRNRHSLVTDFLSSIIIRSTIITGIDYCSAR, from the coding sequence ATGACGATGATGTTCCTGTCGAAACATCGTGTGTTTCATGTACTCTTGTACATTACATTCATCGTAGGGCTCTGTACGCCGGCAGCTCCAAACGCTGCGAACGCAACGCCGGTGGTTCCTTTGCCGAGAGTATCGCCTCCTCCGCAATCGATGGAGTCGAACGGGGCGAGTATTACATTGCCGAAGCAGGCGAAGCTGGTTTTCGGAATGGGGGCGGACCTGACAGCCGTTGCCCTTGTGCGGGAAACGCTCGAGAATCACGGCGTACGAATTAATGATAAAGCAGGAAATTTTGAAATTTATGTGGGCGGTCCTGAAGAAACGCCGGAATCGGAAGGCATCTTAGCGAAGCTAGGACGCGAAGGCCCCGAAGCATTGCCGGCCGATGGATACGTGCTTGCGATCGAGCGGAGTCAAGGCATCAAGATTGTATTATCTGGGAAAGATGCGACCGGCACCTATTATGCGGCACTCACGATGAGTCAACTGATCCAACGCCAGGGAGAGTCGGTGCGACTGCCCGCGGTATATATTCGAGATTATCCTAACTTTCCTTTCCGAGGAGGTGAAGAATCGTTTTACGGTCCGCAGTGGTCATGGGAAGATCGGTACGATCAGGTAGATTTTCTATCCGAGCACAAGATGAACTATTTCTTCTATGGGCCAGCGGAGGATGATCGTACGACCGGACGCGCATGGCGTGACTTGTATCCGCCGGAAGAGTTGGAGAAATTCCGCCGACTCGTGGAGTACTCGCGTGCCAAACATGTGAATTTTCTGTACCGGATCGGACCCGAATCGCCGCAGATCGGCGGCAGCGCCTTAGGAATATGTCATGCACGAACCGCCGATCGGGATGCGCTCATTCAACGGCTTGAACAGATGTATTCGATCGGCGTGCGCACATTCGTCATTTCGTGGGATGACGTTACCGAGACGTTCACCTGCGAGGAGGACGCTCAGCGTTACGGATCCGGCCCCATCGCATTGGCCACCGCGCAAGCGGAGGTGCTGAACGACATTCAGGAGCGGTTCTTTGATGTTTTTCCGGATGTCGAACGCGGAATTACGATTCCGTCGCAATATTGGTTGAACGAGCCGACTCCGTACCGTAGTACCTTTGACGAACTGGTGACGGAATCGATGGATTTCTACTGGACTGGGCCGCATGTCATGTCACTTCGTTGGAAATCGAGGAGCCGGATGTCATTGCTGCGCAACAGGCATTCCCTCGTCACAGACTTCTTGTCTTCGATAATTATCCGGTCAACGATTATAACCGGAATCGATTATTGCTCGGCCCGCTAG
- a CDS encoding carbohydrate ABC transporter permease translates to MSTRSRWATCLFLFFFVSLSIIVLYPLVGLLLASFKPATELLRNGLSLKLQTELFTLNNYSYLFSDAGRKYFFWYRNSLVITSLFTLLSLLLSAMVGYGLAIYQFKGKNILFVLVLVVMMIPVEIIILPLYKLTISLQLINNYWGVILPFVVAPLPIFFFRQFASSLPKDYLDAGRVDGCTELGIFFRLMMPLMLPAFGAMAILQALHSWNNFLWPLIVLRTDDMLTLPIGLASMITPYGNNYDMLLSGAVLSIVPIVVLFAAFQRFFISGLTAGGVKG, encoded by the coding sequence ATGTCTACACGCAGTCGATGGGCAACGTGTCTATTTCTTTTCTTTTTTGTGTCGTTAAGCATTATCGTTTTGTATCCGTTGGTCGGCTTGCTTCTTGCCTCCTTCAAACCCGCGACGGAATTGCTCAGGAACGGATTAAGCCTCAAGTTGCAAACAGAACTGTTTACATTAAATAATTACTCGTATCTATTTTCCGATGCCGGTCGCAAATATTTCTTCTGGTACCGAAACAGCTTGGTAATTACCTCCTTATTTACTTTGCTATCGCTGCTGCTATCGGCCATGGTCGGGTACGGCCTTGCGATTTATCAATTCAAGGGTAAGAATATACTGTTCGTTCTCGTACTCGTGGTCATGATGATTCCCGTTGAAATTATCATTCTTCCGTTATACAAACTTACCATTTCATTACAACTAATCAATAACTACTGGGGAGTTATCCTTCCTTTTGTCGTCGCGCCGCTGCCTATTTTCTTCTTTCGACAGTTTGCCAGTTCATTGCCGAAGGATTACCTCGATGCGGGCAGGGTCGATGGATGTACGGAGCTTGGCATCTTCTTTCGTTTAATGATGCCGCTGATGCTCCCCGCATTCGGAGCGATGGCGATCCTTCAGGCGCTGCACAGTTGGAATAACTTCTTGTGGCCGCTGATCGTACTGCGCACGGACGACATGCTTACTCTGCCGATCGGTCTCGCTTCGATGATTACGCCTTACGGTAACAATTACGACATGCTCCTGTCGGGGGCCGTTCTTTCCATTGTTCCGATTGTTGTTTTGTTTGCTGCTTTCCAACGTTTTTTTATCTCCGGATTAACCGCCGGAGGCGTGAAGGGATAA
- a CDS encoding LamG-like jellyroll fold domain-containing protein, whose amino-acid sequence MEEPDVIAAQQAFPRHRLLVFDNYPVNDYNRNRLLLGPLDRRAASLSHYLAGISWNEMNEQKASQIALFTEAEYAWNPAVYSPDLAWEAALQEIGGEAYEALKVFADANRSGRFLGNLQAPTLASLTQAVREAYEAGADLSVPAGALKEYVQKMSNAPDELRRKLPGLADETAPWLDKLERSAVAVNDALDLLQAMADRDDPSADAALKRLEQSLEALRANPKETATGVVDPFVAFASEEYHKLKQRYLALALPYGMRAFPVGVATEAEVILYASSPDEVRGTLKVEFPEGWIVKDAVQQIALPGNGRTSAYAYGADVTVPAGALPGYIHFRFEEDEGRVVTASMYVQPANMTNEGYRELVLADAPNAFWRLDDLSNTLVDISGNDLHGIYRSEVERGVPGATNDGNAAVRFAGGYAEVPSTSEVSPVGPFTIEAWIRPEVVAGGDGQGIVEKYSAPARNGYLIRLDGGNRLMAFTMSSTDASYVVGGPSIGLGEWHHVAAVFDGVSLVIYLDGIEVGRNEKAIIPEAGPISLKIGARGDDRVRRFTGGIDDVAFYSKALSAAEIAEHFLVGVR is encoded by the coding sequence ATCGAGGAGCCGGATGTCATTGCTGCGCAACAGGCATTCCCTCGTCACAGACTTCTTGTCTTCGATAATTATCCGGTCAACGATTATAACCGGAATCGATTATTGCTCGGCCCGCTAGATCGGAGGGCGGCTTCGCTGTCGCATTATCTCGCAGGTATTTCATGGAACGAAATGAATGAACAAAAAGCCTCTCAAATTGCGTTGTTCACCGAGGCCGAATATGCTTGGAATCCTGCGGTATATTCGCCAGACCTGGCATGGGAGGCTGCGCTTCAAGAGATCGGAGGAGAAGCGTACGAAGCGCTCAAGGTGTTCGCGGACGCGAATCGGTCCGGTCGGTTTCTGGGTAATTTACAAGCCCCGACGTTAGCTAGCTTGACCCAAGCAGTACGGGAGGCGTACGAAGCGGGGGCAGATCTCTCGGTTCCGGCCGGAGCATTGAAGGAATACGTACAAAAGATGTCTAACGCGCCGGATGAATTGCGGCGGAAGTTGCCCGGCTTGGCGGATGAAACAGCGCCTTGGTTGGATAAGTTAGAACGATCCGCCGTTGCCGTAAACGATGCGCTCGATTTGCTTCAAGCCATGGCAGATCGGGATGACCCTTCCGCTGACGCCGCTCTAAAGCGTTTAGAGCAATCTCTAGAAGCGCTGCGTGCGAACCCTAAGGAGACTGCAACTGGGGTCGTCGATCCCTTCGTCGCTTTTGCTTCGGAAGAATATCACAAGTTGAAACAGCGATATCTTGCCCTGGCATTGCCTTACGGTATGCGAGCTTTCCCTGTCGGAGTGGCCACGGAGGCTGAAGTTATTCTATATGCGTCGTCTCCGGACGAAGTGAGAGGAACGCTCAAGGTCGAGTTTCCCGAGGGATGGATAGTCAAGGACGCGGTTCAGCAAATAGCGCTCCCCGGTAATGGAAGGACTTCCGCTTATGCCTACGGAGCGGACGTGACCGTTCCGGCCGGTGCTTTACCGGGATATATCCATTTCCGCTTCGAAGAAGACGAAGGTCGCGTCGTTACGGCAAGTATGTATGTACAGCCTGCAAACATGACGAACGAAGGATACCGCGAGCTGGTTCTTGCGGACGCGCCGAACGCGTTTTGGAGACTTGACGATCTATCGAATACGTTAGTCGACATATCCGGCAATGACCTGCACGGGATTTACCGTTCCGAGGTAGAACGAGGTGTTCCTGGAGCGACAAACGACGGTAACGCAGCGGTACGTTTCGCAGGAGGCTATGCCGAGGTGCCAAGCACATCCGAAGTATCGCCCGTAGGTCCCTTTACGATCGAAGCGTGGATCCGGCCGGAGGTTGTAGCCGGGGGCGACGGTCAGGGCATCGTGGAGAAGTATTCAGCACCGGCCCGCAACGGTTATCTAATTCGTCTGGACGGAGGCAATCGGTTAATGGCATTTACGATGTCGAGCACCGATGCAAGCTACGTCGTCGGCGGCCCGAGCATTGGCCTAGGCGAATGGCATCATGTGGCTGCCGTATTTGACGGTGTGTCGCTAGTCATCTACCTCGACGGGATCGAGGTCGGGCGCAATGAGAAAGCGATAATACCGGAAGCGGGACCGATCTCGCTCAAGATCGGAGCGCGGGGCGACGATCGCGTTCGAAGGTTTACGGGTGGAATAGACGATGTCGCCTTCTACTCAAAGGCGCTTTCCGCAGCCGAAATCGCGGAACATTTTTTAGTCGGGGTCAGGTGA
- a CDS encoding carbohydrate ABC transporter permease: MRVVSTAVPHRKITHTLRSLLYSQRFAPFLFVWPFIVTFLLFFAYPAVNTVVMSFQLVLPGDVRFIGFENYHKLWNAQFRQALIVSTKYTFWTLLVLIPVPLVLAVFLNSKLVLARNFFRSVLFVPALTSVVVAGVIFRLIFGEVEGSVMNTIVGWFGIPAQKWLFHSETGMLVLVLLASWRWMGINIVYFLSALQNIPKELYESAEIDGAGVFDKFWKITLPLLKPITIYVLTISIYGGFAMFTESYVFWTNNSPGDIGLTIVGYLYKQGFEFFELGYGSAIGITLLALILAINIVQLKFFGLFRKES, encoded by the coding sequence GTGCGAGTAGTATCGACGGCCGTTCCTCACCGCAAGATAACGCATACTCTAAGATCATTGCTGTATTCCCAACGTTTTGCCCCTTTTCTATTTGTATGGCCTTTTATTGTCACGTTCCTGCTCTTCTTTGCTTATCCTGCGGTAAACACGGTCGTCATGAGCTTTCAACTTGTGTTGCCCGGAGACGTTCGATTCATAGGCTTTGAAAATTATCACAAACTATGGAATGCACAGTTTCGGCAGGCGTTAATCGTCAGCACGAAGTATACGTTTTGGACGTTATTGGTACTGATTCCGGTCCCGCTTGTGCTGGCGGTGTTTCTGAATTCCAAACTGGTTCTCGCTCGAAACTTCTTCCGATCCGTATTATTCGTCCCCGCTTTAACTTCAGTCGTTGTAGCGGGGGTCATTTTCCGGCTCATTTTCGGAGAAGTAGAAGGATCGGTAATGAATACGATCGTTGGTTGGTTCGGGATCCCCGCGCAAAAATGGCTGTTTCATTCAGAGACCGGCATGTTAGTTTTAGTGCTTTTAGCAAGTTGGAGATGGATGGGGATTAACATCGTGTATTTCCTATCCGCCCTGCAAAATATTCCGAAGGAGCTTTATGAATCCGCGGAAATCGACGGGGCCGGAGTATTCGACAAGTTTTGGAAAATTACATTGCCTCTCTTAAAGCCGATTACAATATATGTCCTAACGATTAGTATTTATGGCGGCTTCGCCATGTTTACCGAAAGTTACGTCTTCTGGACGAACAACTCCCCAGGAGATATCGGTTTAACGATTGTCGGTTATTTGTACAAACAAGGGTTCGAGTTCTTTGAACTGGGATACGGTTCTGCGATCGGCATCACGCTCCTCGCTCTGATCCTAGCCATTAATATCGTACAGCTCAAATTCTTCGGTCTTTTTAGGAAGGAGAGCTAG
- a CDS encoding NAD-dependent malic enzyme, with product MSTTVVFRIEMDTKRVTFGEVATAVNEAGGDIIAVDMIRTSKQGTVRDVTIQFNVDAHERIHLLLQGMNGIHVLHSSDRTFLDHLGGKIQVLPKMPIKNRDDLSRIYTPGVARVCMAIHDDPSKVYTLTAKRNLVAVITDGSAVLGLGDIGPKAAIPVMEGKSALFKQFADVDAFPICLQTKDVEEIVNTVQLISPMFGGINLEDISAPRCFEIERKLEEKLDIPVFHDDQHGTAVVMLAGLYNSLKLVHKSLPSAKIVVCGVGAAGSACIDLLLAAGSRQVIAVDRYGALLPDTSYDDPNWRRIAAMTNPEKRGGALTDVIAGADVFIGVSGPGVLTVNDIERMAPDPIVFAMANPEPEIEPEIAEPAVKVLATGRSDYPNQINNVLCFPGMFRGVLDCRASRITMEMKLAAAQAIASIVTDEERNEQYIIPSIFNEKVVQQVRASVIASAIQTGVAKRIPPDFA from the coding sequence ATGAGCACTACGGTAGTTTTTCGAATCGAGATGGACACGAAACGAGTAACGTTCGGTGAAGTAGCGACGGCGGTCAACGAGGCCGGCGGCGATATCATTGCCGTGGACATGATTCGAACGTCGAAGCAAGGAACCGTTAGGGATGTTACAATACAGTTCAATGTAGACGCCCATGAACGAATCCACCTGTTACTTCAAGGAATGAATGGCATTCATGTCCTTCACTCATCCGACCGCACATTCCTGGATCACCTTGGGGGTAAAATTCAGGTGCTGCCGAAGATGCCGATTAAAAACCGAGACGATTTATCGAGAATTTACACCCCCGGCGTTGCTAGAGTGTGCATGGCGATACATGACGATCCCTCCAAAGTATATACGTTAACTGCGAAACGTAATTTAGTCGCCGTAATTACGGACGGAAGCGCCGTACTCGGGCTTGGCGATATCGGTCCCAAAGCTGCCATTCCCGTAATGGAAGGGAAATCGGCACTGTTTAAACAGTTTGCGGACGTAGACGCCTTCCCGATCTGTTTGCAAACGAAAGACGTGGAGGAAATCGTTAATACCGTCCAATTGATTTCTCCTATGTTCGGCGGCATCAATCTAGAAGATATTAGCGCTCCTCGCTGTTTCGAGATCGAAAGGAAACTAGAGGAGAAGTTGGACATCCCCGTCTTTCATGACGACCAACACGGAACGGCGGTTGTCATGTTGGCCGGACTCTATAACTCGTTAAAACTGGTACATAAGTCGTTACCGTCCGCCAAAATCGTCGTATGCGGCGTTGGCGCAGCCGGCAGCGCATGCATTGATCTGCTCCTCGCAGCCGGATCGCGTCAAGTCATTGCCGTTGATCGGTACGGCGCGCTGCTTCCGGATACGTCGTATGACGACCCGAATTGGCGGCGTATCGCAGCTATGACGAACCCCGAAAAGCGCGGCGGCGCCTTGACGGATGTCATTGCAGGCGCAGACGTGTTCATCGGAGTTTCCGGACCCGGAGTATTGACTGTGAACGATATCGAACGAATGGCCCCGGATCCGATCGTCTTTGCGATGGCTAACCCTGAACCTGAAATCGAACCCGAGATCGCAGAACCAGCGGTGAAGGTGTTGGCTACGGGACGAAGCGACTACCCGAATCAAATCAATAATGTGCTGTGTTTCCCCGGCATGTTCCGCGGCGTCCTAGACTGCCGAGCCTCCCGGATTACCATGGAGATGAAGCTGGCCGCCGCTCAAGCGATCGCTTCGATCGTTACCGATGAGGAAAGGAACGAACAATACATCATCCCCAGCATCTTTAATGAAAAAGTCGTTCAACAAGTACGCGCATCGGTTATTGCGTCAGCCATTCAGACCGGCGTAGCCAAGAGAATCCCCCCCGATTTCGCATAG
- a CDS encoding ABC transporter substrate-binding protein, protein MGKQPKVLAVLLSAMTLMLGACTGGTANPATVDNASGKAVADANNSDAEPSTDAPKPAAPTKLALWTFQEVHAKYYNGMAESWNAANPNKPIELEVTTLPDADMHSKLLISLQSGVGAPDLSDIEISKFPNFLRGDIPLAELNDVIDPVKDNIVQARVDMYAKDGKYYGVDFHVGASVMYYNKEILDQAGVNADDIVTWADFVEAGKTVLAKTGKPMTAVETIGEWQFWQMISQQGSDFLDADGNVILDNEINVKTVDFLKQMIKDEVAVIAPGGKYHTEDFYGFMNGGGAAAIAMPMWFMGRFTDYMPDLSGKMIIRPLPSWEPGGNRSAGMGGTGTAVIKSSPNAELAKEFLAYTKLSKEGNIEIWKQLGFDPIRKDVWELPELKEENKFTAYFGTNLFDTLMEVKDEIHTVNIKDKTPQINAAVKTIALFQAIQEGKDTLTTLKTVADVIRK, encoded by the coding sequence ATGGGTAAGCAACCTAAGGTATTAGCAGTTCTGTTGTCGGCCATGACGCTCATGCTTGGCGCATGCACCGGTGGAACCGCCAACCCGGCGACCGTCGATAACGCGAGTGGCAAAGCGGTCGCCGACGCGAATAACAGCGATGCGGAACCGAGCACGGACGCGCCGAAACCCGCAGCGCCTACCAAGCTAGCGCTTTGGACGTTCCAAGAAGTGCATGCGAAATATTACAACGGCATGGCCGAATCTTGGAATGCCGCAAACCCGAACAAACCGATTGAACTCGAGGTCACAACGTTACCTGATGCGGATATGCATAGCAAGTTATTGATCTCCCTGCAATCGGGAGTAGGCGCCCCTGATCTTTCCGATATTGAGATTAGCAAATTCCCTAATTTCCTGCGGGGAGATATCCCGTTAGCCGAATTGAACGATGTTATAGACCCGGTGAAAGATAACATCGTTCAAGCCCGGGTAGACATGTACGCCAAGGATGGGAAGTACTACGGCGTAGACTTCCACGTCGGTGCGTCTGTAATGTACTACAACAAGGAAATTCTCGATCAAGCGGGCGTGAATGCGGATGATATCGTTACGTGGGCGGACTTCGTGGAGGCCGGCAAAACCGTTCTCGCCAAGACCGGTAAACCGATGACCGCAGTAGAGACGATCGGCGAATGGCAATTCTGGCAAATGATCTCGCAACAAGGTTCCGATTTCCTTGACGCCGACGGCAACGTCATTCTTGATAATGAAATTAATGTGAAGACCGTCGATTTCTTAAAGCAAATGATTAAGGACGAAGTAGCGGTAATCGCGCCCGGAGGAAAATACCATACCGAAGATTTCTATGGGTTTATGAATGGCGGAGGAGCCGCCGCGATCGCAATGCCGATGTGGTTCATGGGCAGATTTACCGACTACATGCCCGATCTGTCCGGCAAGATGATCATTCGTCCGCTGCCGAGCTGGGAACCGGGAGGCAATCGTTCCGCCGGTATGGGCGGAACCGGTACGGCCGTCATCAAATCCTCTCCTAACGCGGAGCTCGCGAAGGAGTTTCTGGCGTACACCAAGCTTTCGAAAGAGGGGAACATTGAAATTTGGAAGCAGCTCGGATTCGATCCCATCCGCAAGGACGTATGGGAATTGCCGGAGTTGAAAGAGGAGAACAAATTCACAGCTTACTTCGGCACCAACTTGTTCGATACTCTAATGGAAGTGAAAGACGAAATTCACACCGTAAACATTAAAGACAAGACGCCCCAAATTAACGCCGCTGTGAAGACGATCGCCTTGTTCCAAGCCATTCAGGAAGGTAAAGACACGTTAACAACCTTGAAGACTGTTGCGGACGTGATCAGAAAGTAA